The genomic segment TAGACTCGGGCTTATGATCATCATATTTAGCGGACGGAGGCGTGTAATGAGTACCATAAAAGCAGAAGATCTTTCGTTTTTCCAAGAAGTGTACAATACTGCTCCTTTTGGAATCGCATTGATCTCCCTTGACGGATCTTGGATGAAAGTAAATCCAGCCATTTGCCGAATTATAGGGTACCCTGAAAGTGAACTGCTGCAGCAAAGATTTCAGGATCTCATTCACCCTGATGATTTGGAGCATAATCTTACGCTTTACAGAACGATGCTGAAGGACCAGGCAGACGGAATGGCCGAAACGGAAACAAGGTATATCCGGAAAAATGGAGATATCGTTTGGGCATCCGTTTATGGGACCGTTATGCTGGATTCTGCCGGTAATCCGCAGGCCTACATTATACAAATGAATGATATTACCAAAAATAAAATGGCCGAGTCGAAGCTGCAGGAAACCGTGGAGCGGTATACGTCCTTAAAAAGATACAATCATGATGCGGTTATTTCACTCGATTTGGAAGGGAATATCGTCAACGGGAATACAATGGCCGAAAAAATGACCGGCTGCTGTGTGAACGAAATGGCAGGAAAGAAGATTGCCCGTTTCATTGGTGAAGATAACCAACGCAAATTACTAATGGAATCCTTGACAAACCCTTCGATCGAGAAGCATATTGATAAAATTTATCATAAAGACGGCCATTCGGTGGAGGTACTGACATCGATTGCTCCCATTTATGTTAACGGCAAAAATGTGGGCTTTTATATCATTGCGAAGGATGTCACCGAGCAGAAGCAGCTGCTGGTCGCCAAGGAATTCGCTGAGAGCACCAATAAGGCCAAAAGTGAATTTCTAGCCGTGATGAGTCATGAAATCCGAACTCCAATGAACGGAGTTATTGGCATGACGGACCTGCTCGAAACAACGACGGTGCTGGACGATGAGCAGAAGGAATATGTGAAGATTATCCGCCAAAGCGGTGAGACGCTCCTGGGCATTATTAATGACATTTTGGATTTCTCCAAAGTGGAGTCTGGAAAAACTGAGCTGCAGGAGGAGCTTTTCGATGTGAGAAAATGCGTTGAAGAGACCTTTGATGTTTTGTTGGCCAGAGCTCATGAGAAAAAGCTTGAAATGAACTTGGAAATACAGGATGATGTCCCGGTAGTCATGATCGGGGATGCGAAACGGTTAAAGCAGATTCTGATGAATCTTATCGGAAACGCGGTGAAATTTACATTTGCCGGCGGTATTTCTGCCCGAGTAAGAAAGCTCTCTGAGAGAAATCGGACAATCCGGCTCGAATTTACGATTAAGGATACGGGTATCGGCATACCCACGTCCAAGATGGACTATATTTTTGAGCCGTTTTCACAGGTCAATAATTTCATGACCCGAAATCATGAGGGAACCGGTCTTGGACTTGCTATCACCAAAAGGCTGGTTGAGCTAATGGGCGGCCGTATCTGGGTGGAGCAAGATGGGGAGCCCGGAGCGACCTTTGTGTTTACGGTTGAAATGACAAAGGAGAGCTGGTCGTTTCATGAGGATGCTTCCGAGACAATGGATGAATCTGCTTCTTCTTACCTGAATATTCTGATTGCCGAAGATAATGAAGTCAACCAGATCGTGCTAAGAAAAATGCTTGAAAATCTAGGTCACCGGACCACCATCGTCAATAACGGAAAAGATGTTGTGCACGCAGCACAGGATTGCCAATATGATCTTATTTTCATGGATATTCAAATGCCAGGTTTGAACGGATTTGATGCAACCCGTATGATACGGAGAACCCTGCCGAAGGATCAATGCCCGGCAATCGTCGCTGTGACGGCCAATGCCCTGAAAGGCGACCGGGAAAGCTGTCTGGCCGCGGGCATGGACGAATATATCAGCAAGCCGGTGAAGACACAGGCGGTGATGGAAGTCATCGCCAAGCTGGGCGTCACGGGTAGAAAATGAAACTGAATTTAAAAAAGGCTCTCATCCATAGCGATGAGGTCTTTTTTTTTTGAAAAGAATCGGAACATTCGCTCATCATATCCGTCAATATACTTAAATGTAAAAAAATTGAATGCGAATCCGGAAAGGTGGACTACAAGTGCGATTGATCCCCCTGAAGCGAGTGGCGAGTGCAGCAACCCTGACCTTGGCCTGCGTTATGCTGCTGTCTCCTCTAAGTACTGCCGGAGTGGCTCACTCCTCACAGTCCGCAGTATCCAAGTCGATGCAGTCCACAAACAAGCTTGTGTTTCAGTATAAAGCACCGTATTTCGAAAAATATTTGACGACTGACACCGAATGGTCTGATCTGAAGGCAGCGGATTACGGATATGCGGGTGAAACAGTAAAAGTGAAATCGGTAGAGGGAGACATGGCGCTTGCTGTTTCGGATAGCGACGGAAACCGCTGGATTCCGCGCTGGTATACCACGGTTGCAGCCAAGACCATTACGGAAACGCAGCCTGCCATTGTTACATTAAGTTCGAATGCCAAGCTTTTTCTATCGCCGGGAAGCCCATTGAAATGGACAGCACCATCACAAGACAGAAAGCTGGTCGCCCTTGCTGAATGGAAAGATTGGGTGGGAATCATGGTCAGCCCTCAGGAATGGCGTGGGGAGTTCACGGTGTATAGGCCCATACTGCTCTGGGTAAATATGAAAAGCGTCGCATCCAAGGATGTCATTCCAGCGGGAATCCTGAGTCAAGGCTCCGCCATAGGGGATGATCTGGCGAGGAATGTAACGGAGCTCCTGCTGCAAAAGGATGATCGTGATGTGAAAGTCAAAAAGCTTCTCGGCAATCCGGATGTAACGGAGCATTCGGCCAATTTGGCGGAGCTGGGTGAGCCGATGCGTATGGGAATAACCTGGCGTTATGAGCGTCCGAATGCCCAATTTACGGTGAGCTTCTCCAAGGAAGGCAAGCTCGAGGCATGGAAATGGATTCTACCGGCTGGGCAGGAGCTAAAGCTGGATGCGTATGCCGGAAAGGATTATGGGTTTACCTACGACTTCAGGTCCATGCCAGCCGTAATGACGTTAAGCAGTAAGCCCGTTTGGCGGAATCAAGGGAATCTAAACTATGCCTACCTGATCGGAGCCACCGACCAAGTCCTGCTGATGAACGGGGACGATGGGGGATTCAGCGGGATGCATCATGACGCATCGATCTATGCAGTCGATCGGTCTTCAGGCCGTAAGTTGTGGCAGGTGGATGCAGGCTTTGGGATGTACAGCGCTTCACTGGATCATTCTCGCAATACGGCAGCGGTATATACCGCATATGATCCTGTGAAGAAAATATATGAGCAGCATCTCCGGGAATTAAGCTTGAAGGATGGGCAGGTATTATGGGAGAAGCAACTGCCAAAGGAGCGTCAAAGCCAAATATACGCCGCCAAAGGCATCATCATTTTACATCAGATGCCAGATTCGGAGAACGTTCCAGGGCTCCTGACTGTGCTTGACCGTGCAACCGGAAAACAGCTGTGGACCAAAGCCTTGAAAGGAAATCAACAGATACTTGGTACGGAGTCAGATGATCCTTATATTCTGCTTCGGGAGGGCTTGAAGCTGCAGGCGCTGAACCCGAAGGATGGAAGTCCGATATGGAGTGTGACAGGACATGGAGATATCAACCAGGATCCGCAGGCGCATCCTTATTACAGCTTCGGTAATATCCGGCTGCCGCTTCAGCCTCAGCAATCCAGCCGCTGGTTCCTCGTTGGAGACAAGTGGATGCTGCTCAATATAGAAAGTGGCCAGT from the Paenibacillus sp. J23TS9 genome contains:
- a CDS encoding PAS domain S-box protein — its product is MSTIKAEDLSFFQEVYNTAPFGIALISLDGSWMKVNPAICRIIGYPESELLQQRFQDLIHPDDLEHNLTLYRTMLKDQADGMAETETRYIRKNGDIVWASVYGTVMLDSAGNPQAYIIQMNDITKNKMAESKLQETVERYTSLKRYNHDAVISLDLEGNIVNGNTMAEKMTGCCVNEMAGKKIARFIGEDNQRKLLMESLTNPSIEKHIDKIYHKDGHSVEVLTSIAPIYVNGKNVGFYIIAKDVTEQKQLLVAKEFAESTNKAKSEFLAVMSHEIRTPMNGVIGMTDLLETTTVLDDEQKEYVKIIRQSGETLLGIINDILDFSKVESGKTELQEELFDVRKCVEETFDVLLARAHEKKLEMNLEIQDDVPVVMIGDAKRLKQILMNLIGNAVKFTFAGGISARVRKLSERNRTIRLEFTIKDTGIGIPTSKMDYIFEPFSQVNNFMTRNHEGTGLGLAITKRLVELMGGRIWVEQDGEPGATFVFTVEMTKESWSFHEDASETMDESASSYLNILIAEDNEVNQIVLRKMLENLGHRTTIVNNGKDVVHAAQDCQYDLIFMDIQMPGLNGFDATRMIRRTLPKDQCPAIVAVTANALKGDRESCLAAGMDEYISKPVKTQAVMEVIAKLGVTGRK
- a CDS encoding PQQ-binding-like beta-propeller repeat protein; this translates as MRLIPLKRVASAATLTLACVMLLSPLSTAGVAHSSQSAVSKSMQSTNKLVFQYKAPYFEKYLTTDTEWSDLKAADYGYAGETVKVKSVEGDMALAVSDSDGNRWIPRWYTTVAAKTITETQPAIVTLSSNAKLFLSPGSPLKWTAPSQDRKLVALAEWKDWVGIMVSPQEWRGEFTVYRPILLWVNMKSVASKDVIPAGILSQGSAIGDDLARNVTELLLQKDDRDVKVKKLLGNPDVTEHSANLAELGEPMRMGITWRYERPNAQFTVSFSKEGKLEAWKWILPAGQELKLDAYAGKDYGFTYDFRSMPAVMTLSSKPVWRNQGNLNYAYLIGATDQVLLMNGDDGGFSGMHHDASIYAVDRSSGRKLWQVDAGFGMYSASLDHSRNTAAVYTAYDPVKKIYEQHLRELSLKDGQVLWEKQLPKERQSQIYAAKGIIILHQMPDSENVPGLLTVLDRATGKQLWTKALKGNQQILGTESDDPYILLREGLKLQALNPKDGSPIWSVTGHGDINQDPQAHPYYSFGNIRLPLQPQQSSRWFLVGDKWMLLNIESGQLLAEYPWKRQERFETTNEQRYILVQRSGGLSDYDGSQIEETVLYDIFEKRALWTLPGKAVNGVWDTSRLYVVLDGLPAAVDREKGEVLWQMPVTTTQSATSYTLDDMAKNRYALLSKYLLLGYGSDLLVLRKEDGKVLGRLHDNQVAFSEGRYRKGIEGLLNVSAGDIYIGSSNGGLARYHQSELEQLLDSVK